A window of the Marinifilum sp. JC120 genome harbors these coding sequences:
- the hslV gene encoding ATP-dependent protease subunit HslV, protein MEMRGTTILAVKDDKGTAMIGDGQVTMGQAVVMKHSAVKVRTLYNDQVIAGFAGATADAFTLFERFEKKLKTYSGNLVRSAVEMATDWRTDKFLRKLEAMIMVADAEHILIISGNGDVIEPDDGVAAIGSGGSYALSAARALMRNTEMPAAEIAQKSMEIASEICVYTNDHFVLKTLEK, encoded by the coding sequence ATGGAAATGAGAGGAACAACCATTCTGGCCGTTAAGGACGATAAAGGCACTGCCATGATCGGTGACGGTCAGGTCACTATGGGACAGGCTGTGGTGATGAAACATTCCGCGGTCAAAGTCCGTACCCTTTACAATGATCAGGTTATCGCCGGATTCGCCGGGGCAACAGCTGATGCATTTACCCTTTTCGAACGCTTTGAAAAGAAACTCAAAACCTACTCCGGCAACCTTGTGCGTTCCGCCGTTGAAATGGCAACTGACTGGCGTACAGATAAATTCCTGCGCAAACTGGAAGCCATGATCATGGTTGCTGATGCCGAGCACATCCTCATCATCAGCGGTAACGGCGATGTTATCGAACCTGACGACGGTGTCGCAGCCATCGGTTCCGGCGGTTCCTACGCCCTTTCCGCAGCCCGTGCGCTCATGCGCAACACTGAGATGCCTGCTGCTGAAATTGCGCAGAAATCCATGGAAATAGCCAGTGAAATCTGCGTTTACACCAACGACCACTTTGTTCTCAAAACCCTTGAAAAATAA
- a CDS encoding chloride channel protein produces the protein MSPFLNVHMWKDLVRSYRKVSHFRWLVLGVVVGILSGIVAVLFFGAVELGKHFFMNQLAGLSLPAPEGEELFHGPPGEHLRTWTIPICLTIVGLITGWLVNKYIPETISGGTDGTDATIKCFHQGSGLMRPIVPIIKGISSVFTISCGGSAGREGPITQMGAGVGSWLAQKLKLSTKERRILLLSGAAGGLGAIFRAPLGGALTAIEVIYREDFESEAILPSVISSVVSYSLFTLFYGTEPIFGIPRFVFHDPRELIFYIALAFACTFAGWMYIRTFRFVKYSVFNQIRDRVGLMWATALGGLMMGLMGMFFPQVLTGGYGWLEMAIMGEIPLMMMIAIVIGKTLATSMTIGSGMSGGMFAPALFVGGMSGGIVGQIAGKYYPDIVTQPGGYVLVGMAAFFAGVAKAPIGPLIMVCELTQGYGLLAPLMLASALCIVLGRSFSLYEHQVESKFDSPAHIEDKTINILEGLHVDTHYKPGRVTTLEEGTTLKALTDIIANTNELYFPVKNDDGIITGILTIQNVRNHLFNPDLFDLILTKDLATKPATLKAGDDLYTALLKFVDTDYGQIPVVSEEDPNKIIGIINRENVFRAYAKAVKELREAAE, from the coding sequence ATGAGCCCTTTTCTCAATGTGCATATGTGGAAAGATCTCGTCCGCTCCTACCGCAAGGTCAGCCACTTCCGCTGGCTTGTTCTCGGTGTAGTGGTCGGTATTCTTTCCGGCATCGTAGCCGTGCTTTTTTTCGGCGCGGTAGAACTGGGTAAACATTTTTTCATGAACCAACTGGCAGGACTTTCCCTGCCCGCCCCCGAAGGGGAAGAGCTTTTCCACGGCCCTCCCGGCGAACATTTGCGCACCTGGACCATCCCCATCTGCCTGACTATTGTCGGGCTGATTACCGGGTGGCTGGTCAACAAATATATCCCTGAAACCATTTCCGGCGGCACTGACGGCACTGACGCGACCATCAAATGTTTCCATCAGGGTAGCGGACTCATGCGGCCCATCGTCCCGATCATCAAAGGGATCAGCTCTGTATTCACCATCTCCTGTGGTGGTAGTGCTGGCCGCGAAGGTCCCATCACCCAGATGGGAGCCGGGGTCGGTTCTTGGCTGGCTCAAAAGCTGAAACTTTCCACAAAAGAACGTAGAATCCTGCTCCTTTCCGGTGCTGCCGGTGGTCTGGGCGCGATCTTCCGTGCCCCGCTGGGCGGCGCGCTGACCGCCATCGAAGTAATCTATCGCGAGGATTTTGAATCCGAGGCTATCCTGCCGTCGGTCATCTCTTCAGTGGTATCCTATTCCCTGTTCACACTTTTCTACGGCACAGAGCCGATCTTCGGTATTCCGCGCTTTGTTTTCCACGATCCGCGGGAACTGATCTTCTACATCGCGCTGGCCTTTGCCTGTACTTTTGCAGGCTGGATGTACATCCGCACCTTCCGGTTCGTCAAATACTCAGTATTCAACCAGATCAGGGACCGGGTCGGCCTCATGTGGGCCACAGCTCTCGGTGGATTGATGATGGGACTCATGGGTATGTTTTTCCCGCAGGTACTGACCGGAGGATACGGATGGCTGGAAATGGCCATCATGGGTGAAATTCCGCTCATGATGATGATCGCTATCGTCATCGGAAAAACCCTTGCCACCTCCATGACCATCGGTTCAGGGATGTCCGGCGGTATGTTCGCGCCCGCGCTTTTCGTAGGCGGCATGTCCGGCGGTATAGTGGGCCAGATTGCCGGGAAATATTACCCGGATATCGTCACCCAGCCCGGTGGTTACGTACTGGTGGGCATGGCAGCATTCTTTGCCGGGGTGGCAAAAGCCCCCATCGGACCTCTAATCATGGTCTGCGAACTGACACAGGGTTACGGACTGCTGGCTCCGCTCATGCTCGCCTCCGCGCTGTGCATCGTGCTGGGACGCAGTTTCTCCCTCTATGAGCATCAGGTGGAAAGTAAATTCGATTCCCCGGCCCATATCGAAGATAAAACCATCAATATCCTTGAAGGCTTACACGTGGATACCCATTACAAACCGGGCCGCGTAACCACCCTTGAAGAAGGAACCACGCTCAAGGCATTGACCGATATCATCGCCAACACCAACGAGCTATACTTCCCGGTCAAAAATGACGATGGAATTATCACCGGAATCCTGACCATCCAGAATGTCAGGAACCATCTCTTCAATCCGGACCTCTTTGACCTTATCCTCACCAAGGATCTGGCCACCAAGCCCGCCACCCTAAAAGCTGGTGACGATCTCTACACCGCCCTGCTCAAGTTCGTAGACACCGACTACGGGCAGATTCCGGTTGTAAGTGAGGAGGATCCCAACAAGATCATCGGGATCATCAACAGAGAGAATGTGTTCCGTGCTTATGCCAAGGCAGTTAAGGAGTTGAGGGAAGCTGCGGAGTAA